The following proteins are encoded in a genomic region of Archaeoglobaceae archaeon:
- a CDS encoding RuvB-like helicase: MIRELGRFERISAHSHIRGLGLDENLRAKDVADGLVGQKKAREAAGVIVKLIKSGKMAGRGILLAGPPGTGKTAIAVAISKELGKDIPFVHVSASEFYSVEMKKTEALIQAMRKAIGVRIRERRIVLEGEVVGLDYNMVPNPYNPTQKIPESANLTLATKDEKRSFSVGGRIALQFLSQGIEIGDVIIVDKETGRVSKLGRSEKAKKKYDIGDEDLVPVPTGKVEKEREFTYVVTLHDFDEANARRGSIFSIFGFGSREIDSEVRQEVDEQVRRLIEEGRAELLPGVMFIDETHLMDIELFAFMNRAMESEMAPIIILASNRGFSRIRGTDIIAPHGIPLDLLDRLLIITTEPYSRDEIRTIINIRAAEMGITLEDKAIERLTDIGEKMSLRYAVQLLAPANEFAKLRNSTKIELQDVERAESIFSDVSQSSAYLKKWEEKMLGM, from the coding sequence ATGATACGCGAGCTCGGGAGATTTGAGAGAATTAGTGCTCACTCTCATATCCGCGGGCTCGGGCTTGATGAGAATTTAAGGGCAAAAGATGTTGCAGATGGTCTTGTGGGGCAGAAAAAGGCAAGAGAAGCTGCTGGTGTTATTGTAAAACTAATAAAGTCTGGAAAAATGGCTGGCAGAGGTATTTTACTTGCAGGTCCACCGGGCACGGGAAAGACTGCAATAGCGGTCGCGATAAGCAAGGAGCTTGGCAAGGACATACCATTTGTTCATGTGTCGGCGAGTGAGTTCTACAGCGTCGAGATGAAGAAAACTGAAGCTCTAATTCAGGCTATGAGAAAAGCCATAGGTGTGCGTATAAGAGAACGCAGAATTGTGCTGGAAGGTGAAGTTGTTGGTCTGGATTATAACATGGTTCCAAACCCGTATAACCCGACACAGAAAATTCCTGAATCTGCAAATCTCACACTTGCAACAAAAGATGAAAAAAGAAGTTTCAGTGTTGGAGGCAGAATTGCCTTGCAATTCTTGTCACAGGGAATCGAAATTGGGGATGTTATAATCGTGGATAAGGAAACAGGAAGAGTTAGCAAGCTCGGAAGGAGCGAAAAGGCGAAGAAGAAATATGACATCGGTGATGAAGATCTCGTGCCTGTGCCGACTGGTAAAGTCGAGAAGGAGAGAGAATTCACGTATGTGGTCACTCTTCATGATTTTGACGAGGCAAATGCAAGGCGTGGGAGCATTTTCAGCATCTTTGGTTTTGGAAGCAGAGAGATAGACAGTGAAGTTCGCCAGGAAGTAGATGAGCAGGTTCGAAGGTTAATCGAAGAGGGCAGAGCGGAGCTTTTGCCCGGTGTTATGTTCATAGATGAAACCCATCTAATGGATATTGAGCTCTTTGCTTTCATGAACAGGGCGATGGAGTCCGAAATGGCACCAATTATAATTCTTGCCTCAAATAGAGGATTCTCAAGAATAAGGGGCACAGATATAATCGCTCCGCATGGCATTCCTCTTGATTTGCTGGACAGACTTCTAATTATAACCACCGAACCCTATTCAAGGGACGAGATCCGAACAATAATCAACATCAGGGCTGCAGAAATGGGAATAACCTTAGAAGATAAGGCGATAGAGAGGTTGACTGACATTGGCGAAAAGATGAGTCTAAGATATGCGGTTCAATTGCTCGCCCCTGCGAACGAGTTTGCGAAGCTTAGAAATTCCACAAAGATTGAATTGCAGGATGTTGAGAGGGCAGAAAGTATTTTCAGCGATGTTAGTCAGAGCTCAGCGTATCTGAAGAAGTGGGAAGAGAAGATGCTTGGAATGTGA